A DNA window from Mycolicibacter hiberniae contains the following coding sequences:
- a CDS encoding PPE family protein yields MDFALLPPEINSGRMYTGPGAGPMLAAAAAWDAVAAELETAATGYSGAISALLGQAWAGPASAAMAGAAAPYVAWLQAGAANAEQTAIQAKAVVAAYEAAFAATVPPPVIAANRVLLATLVATNFFGQNTPAIAATEAAYAEMWAQDAVAMYGYAAAAMPASALPEVDQAPQTTNPAGPGAQSAAVAQAVGNGPATTQLNGAVQSALQQVLQPAAAATDPPSWWQTLVSDLGQVTPYTSIASSGLSFDSSLYTVVSNGAGWGRLVYVRGGAEGALTFEGVGPRGVLSAATTPVGGPGIGRAMPVGGLSVPPNWATAAPELKPMAYTLAAAQSPVPGAVGGLPPGVACQEAMMGTTAGQGATAETTSRRNQKTNDKDTDREGKPTLDGNGWLAASLAYHNRPREGQPLPAHWRTG; encoded by the coding sequence ATGGACTTCGCGCTGCTTCCCCCGGAGATCAATTCCGGCCGGATGTACACCGGGCCCGGCGCGGGACCGATGCTCGCCGCGGCGGCGGCCTGGGACGCTGTGGCCGCCGAACTGGAGACCGCCGCGACCGGCTACTCCGGGGCGATCTCGGCTCTGCTCGGCCAGGCCTGGGCGGGCCCGGCGTCCGCCGCGATGGCCGGCGCTGCCGCACCCTACGTGGCGTGGCTGCAGGCCGGCGCCGCCAACGCCGAACAGACCGCGATCCAGGCCAAGGCCGTCGTCGCCGCCTACGAGGCCGCGTTCGCCGCGACGGTGCCGCCGCCGGTGATAGCCGCCAACCGGGTGTTGCTGGCCACCCTGGTCGCCACCAATTTCTTCGGCCAGAACACCCCGGCCATCGCCGCCACCGAGGCGGCGTATGCCGAGATGTGGGCCCAGGACGCGGTCGCGATGTACGGCTACGCGGCGGCGGCGATGCCGGCCAGCGCATTGCCGGAAGTCGACCAGGCCCCGCAGACCACCAACCCGGCCGGGCCCGGTGCGCAGTCGGCCGCGGTCGCGCAGGCTGTGGGCAACGGTCCCGCCACGACCCAGCTCAACGGTGCCGTGCAGAGTGCCCTGCAGCAGGTGCTCCAACCGGCGGCCGCCGCCACCGACCCGCCCTCGTGGTGGCAGACCCTGGTATCCGACCTGGGCCAGGTGACGCCGTACACCAGCATCGCCTCCAGCGGGCTCAGTTTCGACTCCAGCCTCTACACCGTGGTGAGCAACGGCGCCGGCTGGGGGCGCCTGGTGTATGTCCGCGGCGGTGCCGAGGGTGCGTTGACCTTCGAGGGGGTCGGACCACGCGGTGTGCTGTCGGCCGCCACGACGCCGGTAGGCGGTCCGGGTATCGGCCGGGCGATGCCGGTCGGCGGCCTGTCGGTGCCGCCGAACTGGGCGACCGCGGCCCCGGAGCTCAAGCCGATGGCCTACACGCTGGCTGCCGCCCAGTCGCCGGTGCCGGGTGCCGTCGGCGGACTGCCGCCGGGGGTGGCCTGCCAAGAGGCCATGATGGGCACCACCGCGGGTCAGGGGGCCACCGCCGAGACGACCAGTCGCCGCAACCAGAAGACCAACGACAAGGACACCGATCGCGAGGGCAAGCCGACACTGGACGGCAACGGCTGGCTGGCGGCGTCCTTGGCCTACCACAACCGGCCGCGTGAAGGGCAGCCGCTTCCGGCGCACTGGCGGACGGGTTAG
- a CDS encoding TetR/AcrR family transcriptional regulator — MPVSAGPARPSGPTRRTSAPRKRGDDTRARIIEETVRCITEEGFGAATAKHVAERAGVTWGVIQYHFGDRNGLLMAVVDDGVAALLASLSAVDVRELGLRERIEAVVDTAWRCYASPTSLAAFEILRATRGSLGEQSHAHLLQMNDAISRVGRLVSDDPADAGVAEVIWAALRGIVLAQMIIGGPFDWQAERRVLIDMVVRYLHREPGPLEER; from the coding sequence ATGCCTGTTTCCGCTGGTCCCGCCCGGCCGTCCGGCCCCACCCGGCGAACAAGCGCGCCCCGCAAACGCGGCGACGACACCCGCGCCCGGATCATCGAGGAAACGGTGCGCTGCATCACCGAAGAGGGTTTCGGCGCCGCGACCGCCAAGCACGTCGCCGAACGCGCCGGGGTGACGTGGGGGGTCATCCAGTACCACTTCGGCGACCGCAACGGCCTGCTGATGGCCGTGGTCGACGACGGGGTGGCCGCGTTGCTGGCCAGTCTGTCCGCCGTCGACGTCCGCGAGCTCGGTCTGCGGGAGCGCATCGAAGCCGTCGTCGACACCGCGTGGCGCTGTTACGCCAGCCCCACCTCGCTGGCGGCGTTCGAGATCCTGCGGGCCACCCGCGGCAGCCTGGGCGAGCAGTCGCACGCGCACCTGTTGCAGATGAACGACGCGATCAGCCGCGTGGGCCGGCTGGTCTCCGATGATCCCGCCGACGCGGGCGTCGCCGAGGTGATCTGGGCGGCGCTGCGCGGAATCGTGCTGGCGCAGATGATCATCGGTGGGCCCTTCGACTGGCAGGCCGAGCGGCGGGTGTTGATCGACATGGTCGTGCGCTATCTGCACCGCGAACCCGGCCCGCTCGAGGAGCGCTAA
- a CDS encoding glycoside hydrolase family 16 protein, whose product MMMLGVGAAAAVAPGPVASAVPAAPGAPGEPAAPGTPSAPVAKTAGFLWHDEFDGPAGSAPDPSKWTISNHRTPIRRPVGWDRPEYFHQYRDSRKNVFLDGNSNLVIRGTQEGERYFGGLVHGNWRGGIGTTWEARIKLNCQTSGAWPAWWLSNDDPGREGEIDLMEWYGNGEWPSGTTVHANPYGTAFETFAFPVDGNWHTWRVTWNQSGMYFWQDYAEGMEPYFSVPAVGIENIDEPGREWPFNDPGYTVFPILNLALGGSGGGDARAGTYPADMLIDWVRVF is encoded by the coding sequence ATGATGATGCTGGGTGTCGGCGCCGCCGCCGCCGTAGCTCCCGGCCCGGTGGCCAGCGCCGTTCCCGCGGCGCCCGGCGCACCGGGCGAGCCCGCCGCGCCCGGGACCCCCTCGGCGCCGGTGGCCAAGACCGCCGGCTTTTTGTGGCACGACGAGTTCGACGGCCCGGCCGGTTCGGCACCCGATCCCTCGAAGTGGACGATCTCCAACCACCGCACCCCGATCCGACGTCCGGTCGGTTGGGACCGGCCCGAGTACTTTCACCAGTACCGCGACAGCCGTAAGAACGTCTTCCTCGACGGCAATTCCAACCTGGTGATCCGCGGTACCCAGGAGGGCGAGCGCTACTTCGGCGGCTTGGTGCACGGCAACTGGCGCGGCGGTATCGGTACCACCTGGGAAGCGCGCATCAAGCTGAACTGCCAGACCTCCGGTGCCTGGCCCGCCTGGTGGCTGTCCAACGACGACCCGGGCCGCGAGGGTGAAATCGACCTGATGGAGTGGTACGGCAACGGCGAGTGGCCGTCGGGCACCACCGTGCACGCCAACCCGTACGGCACCGCATTCGAAACCTTCGCCTTCCCGGTCGACGGCAACTGGCACACCTGGCGGGTCACCTGGAATCAGAGCGGCATGTACTTCTGGCAGGACTACGCCGAGGGTATGGAACCCTACTTCTCGGTCCCGGCTGTTGGCATCGAGAACATCGACGAGCCGGGCCGGGAGTGGCCGTTCAACGACCCGGGCTACACCGTGTTCCCCATCCTGAACCTCGCTCTCGGGGGATCCGGGGGCGGCGACGCGCGCGCCGGGACCTACCCGGCGGACATGCTGATCGACTGGGTCCGGGTGTTCTAG
- a CDS encoding helix-turn-helix domain-containing protein produces MSGPLRAVRQQRGMTLDALAADTGLTKSYLSKVERGQSVPSIAAALKISRALDVDVAQLFSDDPEVSTFSVERAAERGAVRHHAIASQMLGKSMSPFVVRPGRTFATHPHSTHLGQELVFVHAGEVELDHDGHLVTLGTGDCAYFDASAPHKLRQVGTDPAEVLVVTYAAPPPGSRRASGPA; encoded by the coding sequence GTGAGTGGCCCGTTGCGCGCCGTCCGCCAACAGCGGGGTATGACGCTGGACGCCCTGGCGGCCGACACCGGCTTGACCAAGAGTTATCTGTCGAAGGTCGAACGCGGACAGAGTGTTCCGTCTATAGCCGCCGCCCTGAAGATCTCCCGGGCACTCGATGTCGATGTGGCGCAGCTGTTCTCCGACGATCCAGAGGTCTCCACCTTCAGCGTCGAGCGGGCCGCCGAGCGCGGCGCCGTGCGTCATCACGCGATCGCGTCTCAGATGCTGGGAAAGTCCATGTCACCCTTCGTCGTGCGTCCAGGCCGCACCTTCGCAACGCATCCCCACTCGACCCACCTGGGCCAGGAGCTCGTCTTCGTGCACGCCGGCGAGGTCGAACTCGATCACGACGGCCACCTCGTCACGCTCGGTACCGGCGATTGCGCCTATTTCGACGCATCCGCCCCGCACAAGCTGCGACAAGTCGGCACGGACCCGGCCGAGGTGCTGGTGGTGACCTACGCTGCGCCCCCGCCGGGGTCCCGGCGCGCGTCCGGGCCGGCGTGA
- a CDS encoding aldolase: MADTMGDSKADLMRRALDDLTRNVAESRLTLREKLALTCRALFDAGHDSGLAGQITARAETPGTYYTQRLGLGFDEITAGNLLVVDEDLHVVDGDGMPNPANRFHSWIYRARPDVNCIVHTHPFHVAALSMLEVPLIVSHMDIAPLYDDCAFLPDWPGVPVGNEEGEIISAALGDKKAILLAHHGHVVAGASVEEACSLAMLIERGARLQLAAMAAGTIAPLPSRLAREAHDWTLTPKRSQANFAYYARRALVRHPDALDL; this comes from the coding sequence ATGGCGGACACCATGGGCGACTCCAAGGCCGATCTGATGCGCCGCGCGCTCGACGACCTGACCCGCAACGTCGCCGAATCCCGGCTCACGCTCCGGGAGAAGCTGGCCCTGACCTGTCGTGCCCTGTTCGACGCCGGACACGACTCCGGCCTGGCCGGCCAGATCACCGCCCGCGCGGAGACGCCGGGAACCTACTACACCCAGCGCCTGGGCCTGGGCTTCGACGAGATCACCGCGGGGAATCTGCTGGTGGTGGACGAAGATCTCCACGTTGTCGACGGTGACGGAATGCCCAACCCCGCCAACCGATTCCACTCTTGGATCTACCGAGCTCGGCCGGACGTGAACTGCATCGTGCACACCCACCCGTTTCATGTGGCGGCGCTGTCCATGTTGGAAGTTCCGCTGATTGTCTCTCACATGGACATCGCACCGCTCTACGACGACTGCGCATTCCTGCCCGACTGGCCCGGCGTTCCGGTCGGAAACGAAGAGGGCGAGATCATTTCGGCCGCGCTGGGAGACAAGAAGGCCATCCTGCTGGCCCACCACGGGCACGTGGTCGCCGGAGCCAGCGTGGAGGAAGCCTGTTCGCTGGCGATGCTGATCGAACGAGGCGCCCGGCTGCAGCTGGCCGCCATGGCCGCGGGCACCATCGCGCCGCTGCCCAGCCGACTGGCCCGCGAGGCACACGACTGGACCCTGACACCCAAGCGCAGCCAGGCGAACTTCGCCTACTACGCCCGGCGCGCCCTGGTCCGCCACCCCGACGCCCTCGACCTCTGA
- a CDS encoding dihydrodipicolinate synthase family protein, giving the protein MTSTPEIHGIIAYPVTPFSREGGGVDTVALAALVEQLVSTGAHAIAPLGSTGESAYLSEAEFDTVVDTTVGVVNGRVPVIVGASDLTTANTIRRAKHAERAGADALMVLPVSYWKLTDREIAQHYASVAAGVDLPIMAYNNPATSGIDMSPELLVQMFTDIDNLTMVKESTGDLTRMQRIKALSAGQLPFYNGSNPLVLDALNEGAAGWCTAAPNLRPQPCLDLYRAVRDGDRAGAQQIYDDLAPLLRFIVAGGLPTTVKAGLQLLGFDAGDPRAPLLPLDEAGRAELTAILAEV; this is encoded by the coding sequence ATGACCTCGACGCCCGAAATCCACGGCATCATCGCTTATCCCGTCACCCCATTCAGTCGCGAGGGCGGGGGTGTCGACACAGTGGCGCTGGCCGCCCTGGTCGAGCAGCTGGTCTCCACCGGCGCGCACGCCATCGCCCCCCTGGGCAGCACGGGGGAGTCGGCCTATCTGAGCGAGGCGGAGTTCGACACCGTCGTCGACACCACCGTCGGCGTCGTGAACGGCCGGGTGCCGGTGATCGTCGGGGCATCGGATCTGACGACCGCCAACACCATTCGGCGCGCCAAGCACGCCGAGCGGGCCGGTGCCGACGCGCTGATGGTCCTGCCGGTCTCCTACTGGAAACTGACCGACCGCGAGATCGCCCAGCACTACGCCAGCGTCGCCGCCGGCGTCGATCTGCCGATCATGGCCTACAACAATCCGGCCACCAGCGGGATCGACATGAGCCCCGAGCTGCTGGTGCAGATGTTCACCGACATCGACAACCTGACCATGGTCAAAGAGTCCACCGGCGACCTGACGCGCATGCAGCGCATCAAGGCGCTCTCCGCGGGGCAGCTGCCGTTCTACAACGGCAGCAATCCGCTGGTGCTCGATGCGCTGAACGAAGGTGCGGCCGGCTGGTGCACGGCGGCCCCGAACCTGCGGCCGCAACCATGCCTGGACCTCTACCGTGCGGTGCGCGACGGAGACCGGGCCGGGGCCCAGCAGATCTACGACGACCTCGCACCGCTGCTGCGCTTCATCGTCGCCGGGGGCCTGCCGACCACGGTCAAGGCGGGGTTGCAGCTGCTCGGCTTCGACGCCGGAGACCCCAGGGCGCCCCTGCTGCCGCTGGATGAGGCCGGCCGCGCCGAGCTCACAGCGATTTTGGCGGAGGTCTAG
- a CDS encoding AIPR family protein, producing MSGFHVTQIETHLRSNSSSEDWNADLDEVNNLSRLLAKYAVLLTLPESGEASQSVEITDGGGDRGIDAVGVDVNAKLVVLAQSKWRKDGKGSIVSGDVLKFLDGVRALLGMKSDSELVHASAEMRTAIRDVLITPGARIRLVTVSTASDPLSEDVERPIIDLLTQLNDLEDVDPVATHDHINQADLFRSIVDSGRQQIDIELTMSDWGKGNDPMKVFYGRVSAAEIAHWFKTYGTDLFSENIRVVIPRSDINEGILDTIKSEPDKFFYYNNGITMLANAIVTSPTAHLNRETGYFKLIGASVVNGAQTVSTLGAAIGTQAEDNLGKAVVLVRCIEVKAEEGDLGRRITRFANTQNVVSSQDFAFLDPQQHRLAHELKSLGYEYLLRAAEVPKSKDRTKVIEVREAAVALACASSNIGHAMLAKREVSRLFSDQSVYKTLFNPLTSPLLLQRAVLVLREVEDYLDELAVFYNGGLDAGVVTHGGRVIAHLVMQRITRESLEDPVFDIEGELQKIKDEAKHYADEMYIHFPENAYPGNLYKNQTRVLELLQRAKLVPT from the coding sequence TTGAGTGGTTTCCACGTCACTCAGATCGAGACGCACCTGCGATCGAACTCCAGCTCTGAAGACTGGAATGCGGACCTCGATGAGGTGAATAACCTATCGAGGCTCCTAGCCAAGTACGCCGTGCTATTGACACTTCCGGAATCGGGTGAGGCTTCGCAGAGCGTCGAGATTACGGATGGCGGAGGCGACCGTGGCATTGATGCCGTAGGCGTCGACGTCAACGCCAAGCTAGTAGTACTCGCCCAGTCAAAGTGGAGGAAGGACGGTAAGGGTTCAATTGTGTCAGGCGACGTCCTGAAGTTTCTCGACGGTGTTCGCGCCCTGCTCGGGATGAAGTCAGACAGTGAGCTCGTTCACGCGAGCGCCGAGATGCGCACGGCGATCCGAGACGTATTGATTACGCCGGGAGCTCGAATTCGACTCGTAACCGTGTCGACGGCCAGCGACCCCCTATCGGAAGACGTGGAGCGGCCCATCATTGATCTTTTGACGCAACTGAACGATCTAGAAGATGTAGACCCTGTAGCAACACACGACCACATCAACCAGGCAGACCTCTTCAGGTCCATTGTCGACAGCGGCCGTCAACAAATCGATATTGAGCTAACGATGAGCGATTGGGGTAAAGGCAATGACCCCATGAAGGTCTTCTACGGGCGAGTCAGTGCCGCCGAAATCGCTCATTGGTTCAAGACTTACGGGACAGACCTCTTTTCAGAAAACATACGAGTTGTCATTCCTCGCTCCGATATTAATGAAGGAATTCTAGACACAATCAAGTCCGAGCCCGACAAATTCTTCTATTACAACAATGGCATCACTATGCTCGCTAACGCCATTGTAACCAGCCCTACGGCGCATCTAAATCGCGAAACCGGCTATTTCAAGCTCATTGGTGCCAGTGTCGTTAACGGTGCTCAGACTGTATCTACCCTTGGGGCGGCGATCGGTACCCAGGCAGAAGATAACCTGGGCAAGGCTGTCGTTCTAGTCCGTTGTATCGAGGTCAAAGCCGAAGAGGGAGATCTAGGTCGACGAATAACTCGTTTCGCCAACACTCAAAATGTAGTCTCTAGCCAGGACTTTGCTTTCCTCGACCCGCAGCAGCACAGACTGGCTCATGAGTTGAAATCTCTGGGTTACGAGTATCTCCTGCGCGCTGCTGAAGTGCCGAAGTCAAAGGATCGGACCAAAGTCATCGAGGTTCGAGAAGCGGCAGTTGCTCTCGCCTGCGCCTCGTCGAATATTGGGCATGCGATGCTCGCTAAACGTGAAGTCTCACGACTATTTTCAGACCAATCGGTTTACAAAACGCTCTTCAATCCGTTGACCAGTCCCCTGCTGCTGCAGCGAGCGGTTCTCGTCTTGCGCGAAGTGGAGGACTACTTGGATGAACTGGCCGTCTTCTACAACGGTGGGCTCGACGCTGGCGTCGTCACCCACGGTGGCCGGGTTATTGCGCACCTCGTGATGCAGCGGATAACGCGCGAGTCGCTTGAAGACCCAGTATTCGATATTGAAGGTGAATTGCAGAAGATTAAAGACGAAGCCAAACACTACGCGGATGAAATGTATATTCATTTCCCTGAGAACGCCTACCCCGGCAATCTCTACAAAAATCAGACTCGGGTGTTGGAATTGCTTCAGCGGGCCAAACTAGTCCCGACATAG
- a CDS encoding N-6 DNA methylase, with product MTESSIPSLLQAVRAALDLTQAELAERLGVSFATVNRWEAGSSKPQRAQLAKINALAGDVGVDASDASVAGGAVVTRRRGRQARPAAPTTKPMEQMLWDAACSIRGEKDAPKFKDYLLPLLFLKRLSDVFDDEIDRLAEEYGDRDVALEIADNDHDLLRFYLPAEARWAVISGRGQYDWPDDERGRSTRPRDIGEHLTKAVRAVVRFNPSLAGVIDVVDFAAERNGERDINPAKLNGVVETFSDPRYRLGLADVQPDFLGRAYEYLLRKFAEGSGQSAGEFFTPTEVGFLMARILRPKPGQTCHDYACGSAGLLIKLQLIARELDPTAKVPLKLFGQELQAESYAVARMNAIIHDMDVDLRRGDTMINPKFRTSSGALDQFDLVVANPMWNQPFDPSIFEDDPYDRFIKHGGATAGKGDWAWLQQTLSVLKDTGRAAVVLDTGAVTRGSGSKSQDKERNIRKWFVDRDLVEGVILLPDNLFYNTTAAGVIVVLNKRKPESKKGKITLLNASKRATKGKPKNHLADDDVVELAKLYNTGTAVEGEVAVIDVAQIAEADYNLSPSRWVTSATVAESIDLKELVRELGELSAQIGESDAAIFKLLAGVVQ from the coding sequence ATGACGGAATCTTCGATCCCTTCGCTTCTTCAAGCCGTCCGTGCTGCACTCGACCTCACGCAGGCCGAGCTGGCCGAGCGGCTCGGTGTCTCGTTCGCCACGGTGAACCGGTGGGAAGCAGGTTCCAGCAAGCCACAGAGAGCCCAGCTCGCCAAGATCAACGCTCTGGCCGGGGATGTTGGCGTCGACGCCAGCGATGCCTCAGTCGCCGGTGGAGCGGTAGTCACCCGTCGTCGAGGCCGCCAAGCCAGACCCGCCGCTCCGACCACGAAGCCGATGGAACAGATGCTGTGGGATGCCGCTTGCTCGATTCGAGGCGAGAAGGACGCGCCGAAGTTCAAGGACTACCTGCTGCCGCTCCTCTTCCTGAAGCGCCTTTCCGATGTCTTCGACGATGAGATCGATCGACTTGCCGAAGAGTATGGCGACCGTGACGTCGCACTGGAGATCGCGGACAATGACCACGACCTTCTCCGCTTTTATCTACCAGCTGAGGCACGGTGGGCGGTCATCAGTGGACGTGGGCAGTACGACTGGCCTGACGACGAGCGCGGTCGGTCTACCCGACCACGCGACATCGGTGAGCACCTCACCAAGGCTGTGCGAGCCGTCGTCCGATTCAACCCGAGCCTCGCCGGAGTCATCGACGTCGTGGACTTCGCGGCTGAGCGCAATGGGGAGCGAGATATCAACCCTGCCAAGCTCAATGGCGTCGTCGAGACCTTCTCGGACCCGCGTTATCGCCTTGGCCTCGCCGACGTGCAGCCCGACTTCCTTGGCCGCGCATACGAGTATCTCCTGCGGAAGTTCGCAGAAGGCTCGGGCCAGAGTGCGGGAGAGTTCTTCACTCCCACCGAGGTTGGATTCCTCATGGCGCGCATCCTGCGGCCGAAGCCAGGACAGACCTGCCATGATTACGCTTGCGGTTCCGCCGGCCTGCTCATCAAGCTCCAGCTCATCGCACGTGAGCTGGACCCAACCGCGAAGGTTCCGCTCAAACTGTTTGGCCAAGAGCTCCAGGCCGAGAGCTACGCCGTGGCCCGGATGAACGCCATCATCCACGACATGGATGTCGACCTCCGCCGCGGCGACACAATGATCAATCCCAAATTCCGGACATCATCTGGCGCGCTCGATCAGTTCGACCTCGTCGTCGCCAACCCGATGTGGAACCAGCCTTTTGACCCGAGCATTTTCGAGGATGACCCCTACGACCGGTTCATCAAACACGGTGGCGCAACGGCAGGGAAAGGCGACTGGGCTTGGCTCCAGCAGACGCTGTCGGTGCTCAAAGACACCGGCCGGGCGGCGGTCGTCCTCGACACCGGTGCCGTAACTCGTGGTTCTGGCTCGAAGAGCCAAGATAAGGAACGCAACATCCGCAAGTGGTTCGTCGACCGCGACCTCGTCGAGGGCGTCATCTTGTTGCCCGACAACCTCTTCTACAACACGACGGCCGCTGGCGTCATCGTCGTGCTCAACAAGCGCAAGCCTGAGTCCAAGAAAGGCAAAATTACCCTGCTCAACGCGAGCAAGCGGGCCACCAAGGGCAAGCCCAAAAACCATCTCGCCGACGACGACGTCGTTGAACTCGCAAAGCTCTACAACACCGGTACTGCCGTCGAGGGAGAGGTTGCCGTAATCGACGTCGCACAGATTGCTGAGGCTGACTACAACCTCAGTCCCAGCCGCTGGGTTACGTCGGCGACCGTCGCCGAATCCATTGATCTTAAGGAGTTGGTCCGCGAACTCGGAGAACTGTCCGCCCAGATCGGCGAGTCTGATGCCGCAATCTTCAAGTTACTGGCGGGCGTAGTCCAGTGA
- a CDS encoding restriction endonuclease subunit S — protein MLGDEIELAYGKSLPERSRIEGPVGVYGSNGAVGSHIEPYVSGPGIIVGRKGSVGEVAYSSGEFWPIDTTYYVVQKNNHNWRFLYHLLRFCDLTDLNSHSTIPGLNREDAYRIKVSLPDRAVEDQLAAALDWIEGAARKESDAIVRTGQLKAAAMRRLFSEGLRGEAQRETEVGPIPESWGIAAIDEHFSVVSGGTPSRSSATYWSGGTIPWVKTAEVNYSMITETEEHITQAGLTESAAKLLSAGTLLMAMYGQGVTRGKVGVLGIQASCNQACAAITPTDDAVVTQYLYHYLTWRYEAIRSLAHGGQQQNLNLDIVRKIAVAVPPTIVEQQEIIDVLDAFDRKIHLHRRKHAVLDQLFKLLLHDLMTGEISVDDLDLSALPSIDRTAA, from the coding sequence ATGCTTGGCGATGAGATCGAACTCGCGTACGGCAAGTCCCTCCCCGAGCGATCTCGAATTGAGGGGCCGGTGGGCGTCTACGGCTCTAACGGTGCGGTCGGGAGTCATATCGAGCCATATGTGTCCGGACCCGGCATTATTGTCGGCAGAAAGGGCTCTGTTGGCGAGGTTGCCTATTCGTCGGGTGAATTCTGGCCGATTGATACGACTTACTATGTCGTGCAGAAGAACAACCACAATTGGCGGTTCCTCTACCACCTGCTTCGCTTCTGCGATCTGACAGACTTAAACAGCCACAGCACGATACCCGGCCTGAACCGCGAGGACGCATACAGGATCAAAGTCAGCCTTCCGGATCGGGCCGTTGAGGATCAACTCGCAGCCGCCCTTGATTGGATCGAAGGGGCCGCGCGCAAGGAATCCGACGCTATCGTCCGGACCGGACAGTTGAAGGCCGCTGCGATGCGGCGGTTGTTCTCGGAGGGTCTACGGGGGGAGGCGCAGAGGGAAACGGAGGTTGGCCCGATTCCCGAGAGTTGGGGGATAGCCGCTATCGACGAGCACTTCTCGGTCGTCTCCGGTGGTACACCGTCTCGAAGTAGCGCCACGTACTGGTCGGGGGGCACGATCCCATGGGTCAAGACGGCCGAGGTGAACTACTCGATGATCACCGAGACCGAGGAACACATCACACAGGCTGGGCTGACTGAATCGGCTGCGAAGCTGCTCTCCGCCGGCACGCTCCTGATGGCCATGTACGGGCAAGGCGTCACCCGCGGGAAGGTCGGGGTTCTTGGCATCCAGGCTTCCTGCAATCAGGCGTGCGCGGCAATAACTCCGACCGATGACGCCGTGGTCACGCAGTACCTCTACCACTACCTGACATGGCGGTATGAGGCGATCCGTTCGCTTGCTCACGGTGGGCAGCAACAGAACCTCAACCTCGACATCGTGCGCAAGATCGCCGTCGCAGTACCGCCAACCATCGTCGAACAGCAAGAGATCATCGATGTTCTAGATGCCTTCGACCGCAAAATCCACTTGCATCGTCGCAAGCATGCGGTGCTCGACCAGCTGTTCAAGTTGTTGTTGCACGACCTGATGACCGGCGAGATTTCGGTCGACGATCTCGACCTGAGCGCGTTACCCTCAATCGATCGGACTGCAGCATGA